The window TATGAACAATCGGATTCCATCCAGAATTTGATGTTATTACATTATCTGAATCAGGAACTAAGGTCACTTGACTAGGCTTAACATCCAATACCAATTTCATAAATTTATCAATAGGTCTTCCTTCAATATTTAATTCTGTTTTTATTACAGAACTAATATCGTAAACATCCTTATATGTTATATGTCTTTCATCAGGACGTGGATGTATAGTAATTCCTTCCCCTCCAAATTTTTGAACATCAATCGCAACTTGTAAAATATTCGGGACATCACCTCCTCTTGCATTTCTTAATGTAGCTATTTTGTTTAAGTTTATACTCAATTTTGCCATGTTAAAAAGATTCTTTTTTAGTAACCTGTGTTACTTCCAAATTAAATTCCTTAGCAGCTGTTAATAAATGATCAAAAACACTAGCCTGTATTTGTTCATATTGAATAGATACGGAAGTATTTGTAAAACAATATAGTTCTATAGGTAATCCGTAAGGAGTTGGTTCTAAATGACGAATCATCAATGTTTCTGATTGCGATATTTTTGGGTGTTGATATAAATATTCCAATGCATATTGACGAAAAAGACCAATATTAGTTAATCTTCTTCCATTTAAATTTATGCTGATATCAATATTCTTTTCTTTATTGAAAAGATCTATTTCCTTTTGTTTTTTATAAATATAATCTTTTATTAGATAAACATGTTGAAATCCCTTTAAATTATCTGAATTACAAAAGTGGAAGGATTGTATATTAAACAATATAGATCTTTTGATTCTACGTATATTTTTTTGACGCATAACCTCAAAGTTAGTAACAGCAGTAGAAATTAAATCATAAGTAGGAACACTAGTTATAGTTTTATCAAAGTTCTCTATTTTTGCAGATGTTAAATTTATTTCTATAACTGTTCCTTCTATGCTATATTTTGGAATTCCAATCCAATCTCCTACTTTTATCATTTTAGTAGATGCCATTTGTACTCCAGAAACAAATCCAAGAATGGTATCTCTGAAAACTAATATGACAATAGCGGTTATAGCACCTAAACTCGTAAGAACAGTAATTAGATCATTTTTTGTTAAAATAGCAATAATAATTAAAACACAAAATATTATAGATATAATTTTTAATAATTGTGAAAAAGAGCGAACTGCTATTGTCTGATGATTATTTTCACTTGTAGCTATTCTCATTATAGAATTTACTACTCTTATTAAAAATTGTAAAACAATTAAAACAAATAATATATCAAATACTTTTCCTAGATAAATGATAATTGTATGATAATTCTTAAAAAAGGGTTCAATTAAAATAAAACCAATAGATAGTGGGAAAAAATGAGCTAAACTATCAAAAACTTTATTTTCATATAAGATATTATCCCAAACGAAATGTGTAGAACTTACTATTCTCCTCCCTATAAAACGTACACCTCTGTTAAAAATAAACTCTAAAATTATTAGTAAAATAGTAAAAAAAAATATTTTACCAAT of the Blattabacterium cuenoti genome contains:
- a CDS encoding mechanosensitive ion channel family protein; its protein translation is MKIFTKISTVIFYFYIQNIHIFSLHLDLKKWVSITLIIIGKIFFFTILLIILEFIFNRGVRFIGRRIVSSTHFVWDNILYENKVFDSLAHFFPLSIGFILIEPFFKNYHTIIIYLGKVFDILFVLIVLQFLIRVVNSIMRIATSENNHQTIAVRSFSQLLKIISIIFCVLIIIAILTKNDLITVLTSLGAITAIVILVFRDTILGFVSGVQMASTKMIKVGDWIGIPKYSIEGTVIEINLTSAKIENFDKTITSVPTYDLISTAVTNFEVMRQKNIRRIKRSILFNIQSFHFCNSDNLKGFQHVYLIKDYIYKKQKEIDLFNKEKNIDISINLNGRRLTNIGLFRQYALEYLYQHPKISQSETLMIRHLEPTPYGLPIELYCFTNTSVSIQYEQIQASVFDHLLTAAKEFNLEVTQVTKKESF